From the Acidovorax carolinensis genome, one window contains:
- the rpsD gene encoding 30S ribosomal protein S4 encodes MARYLGPKAKLSRREGTDLFLKSARRSIADKSKFDSKPGQHGRTSGARTSDYGLQLREKQKVKRMYGVLEKQFRRYFEAADSRKGNTGANLLFLLESRLDNVVYRMGFGSTRAEARQLVSHKAITVNGKSVNIASYLVKTGDVVAVREKSKKQNRIVEALQLAAQVGMPAWVDVNAEKAEGIFKKVPDRDEFGADINESLIVELYSR; translated from the coding sequence GTGGCACGTTACCTCGGCCCCAAGGCCAAACTCTCCCGCCGTGAAGGCACAGACCTGTTCCTGAAGAGCGCACGTCGCTCGATCGCGGACAAGTCCAAGTTCGACTCCAAGCCTGGTCAGCACGGTCGCACCTCCGGTGCGCGTACCTCTGACTATGGTCTGCAGCTGCGTGAAAAGCAAAAGGTCAAGCGCATGTACGGCGTGCTGGAAAAGCAGTTCCGCCGCTACTTCGAAGCTGCTGACAGCCGCAAGGGCAACACCGGCGCCAACCTGCTGTTCCTGCTGGAATCGCGTCTCGACAACGTGGTGTATCGCATGGGCTTCGGTTCGACCCGCGCTGAAGCGCGTCAGCTGGTTTCCCATAAGGCAATCACGGTGAACGGCAAGTCCGTGAACATCGCTTCTTACCTTGTGAAAACGGGCGACGTGGTGGCTGTGCGCGAAAAGTCCAAAAAGCAAAACCGCATTGTCGAAGCCCTTCAACTGGCTGCTCAAGTGGGCATGCCTGCATGGGTGGATGTCAACGCCGAAAAGGCTGAAGGTATCTTCAAGAAGGTGCCTGACCGTGATGAGTTTGGTGCCGACATCAACGAATCCCTGATCGTTGAGTTGTACTCGCGCTAA
- a CDS encoding DNA-directed RNA polymerase subunit alpha has translation MQTNLLKPKAINVEQLGHNRAKVALEPFERGYGHTLGNAIRRVLLSSMVGYAATEVTIAGVLHEYSSIDGVQEDVVNILLNLKGVVFKLHNRDEVTLSLRKDGEGVVTARDIQTPHDVEIVNPDHVIANLSAGGKLDMQIKVEKGRGYVPGNLRRYADESTKSIGRIVLDASFSPVKRVSYTVESARVEQRTDLDKLVVEIETNGAITAEDAVRASAKILVEQLAVFAQLEGGELAAFDAPAGPRGNATFDPILLRPVDELELTVRSANCLKAENIYYIGDLIQRTENELLKTPNLGRKSLNEIKEVLASRGLTLGMKLENWPPAGLDKR, from the coding sequence ATGCAAACGAATTTGCTGAAACCCAAGGCGATTAATGTCGAACAGCTTGGTCACAACCGTGCCAAGGTGGCGCTTGAGCCGTTCGAGCGTGGCTACGGCCACACATTGGGGAACGCCATCCGGCGTGTCCTGCTGTCGTCCATGGTGGGTTACGCAGCGACGGAAGTCACCATTGCGGGCGTTCTGCACGAGTACTCGTCCATCGACGGTGTTCAGGAGGACGTGGTCAACATTCTTCTGAACCTCAAGGGCGTTGTGTTCAAGCTGCACAACCGTGACGAGGTGACGCTGAGCCTGCGCAAGGATGGTGAAGGCGTTGTCACTGCGCGGGATATTCAGACACCGCATGACGTGGAAATCGTCAACCCTGACCATGTTATCGCCAACCTGTCCGCAGGTGGCAAGCTGGACATGCAGATCAAGGTCGAGAAGGGTCGAGGCTACGTGCCAGGCAACCTGCGTCGCTATGCAGACGAGTCGACCAAGTCAATTGGCCGAATCGTGCTGGATGCGTCTTTCTCCCCTGTGAAGCGCGTCAGCTATACCGTGGAAAGCGCCCGTGTCGAGCAACGTACTGACCTGGACAAGCTGGTCGTCGAGATCGAAACCAATGGTGCTATCACTGCCGAAGACGCTGTGCGCGCCTCGGCCAAGATCTTGGTGGAGCAGCTGGCTGTGTTCGCACAGCTCGAAGGGGGAGAGCTGGCTGCATTTGATGCACCTGCAGGCCCACGCGGCAATGCGACGTTCGATCCGATCCTGCTGCGTCCTGTGGATGAGCTGGAGTTGACCGTTCGCTCTGCCAACTGCCTGAAGGCTGAGAACATCTACTACATCGGTGACCTGATCCAGCGCACCGAGAACGAGTTGCTCAAGACCCCCAATTTGGGTCGCAAGTCGCTCAATGAGATCAAGGAAGTGCTTGCTTCGCGCGGTCTCACCCTTGGGATGAAGCTTGAGAACTGGCCTCCAGCCGGTTTGGACAAGCGTTAA
- a CDS encoding DUF3348 family protein → MYLHHRFTSSSLLVLLQQWTGVEHKGESQQDVALHLSQWLRAVDAIQLSRALHAIQSMPSETERFGPAVDMRALDAAFQSAKADVMALITAHIAPARATRGRAHHTPVYDSYLHAPEDFAALIQRYLGQQKQMDVKLAALRAQMRQQLSRGTPALRQLAALDGVMERMLGAHEQRIWASLPGYLERRMAHRRQQHQQALQTSGPDDAPQNSRQPGGWLCEFEQDSQALLLAEMQVRLQPIMGLLEAAHNETTGQRE, encoded by the coding sequence ATGTATCTGCACCACCGATTTACCAGTTCTAGTCTCCTTGTCCTCCTGCAACAATGGACAGGCGTGGAGCACAAGGGCGAGTCGCAGCAGGACGTGGCGCTACATCTGAGCCAGTGGCTGCGTGCGGTGGATGCGATCCAACTCAGCAGGGCGCTGCACGCAATTCAGTCAATGCCATCCGAGACGGAGCGGTTCGGGCCAGCGGTGGATATGCGCGCGTTGGACGCTGCCTTCCAATCCGCAAAAGCCGATGTCATGGCGCTCATCACGGCACATATCGCTCCAGCGAGGGCAACGCGTGGGCGGGCACATCACACGCCCGTCTATGACTCGTATCTCCATGCGCCAGAAGATTTCGCTGCTCTCATACAGCGATACCTTGGCCAGCAAAAGCAGATGGACGTAAAGCTGGCTGCCTTGCGTGCACAGATGCGGCAACAGCTGTCTAGAGGTACGCCGGCCTTGCGGCAGCTGGCGGCTTTAGACGGTGTGATGGAGCGGATGCTGGGTGCGCATGAGCAGCGGATTTGGGCCTCGCTACCGGGTTACTTGGAGCGGCGCATGGCGCACCGGCGCCAGCAGCACCAGCAGGCGCTGCAGACCAGTGGCCCGGACGATGCGCCCCAAAATTCGCGCCAGCCCGGTGGTTGGCTGTGCGAGTTTGAGCAGGATTCACAGGCGTTGCTGCTCGCAGAAATGCAGGTACGCCTTCAGCCGATCATGGGGCTGCTGGAAGCCGCCCACAACGAGACAACAGGACAACGGGAATGA
- the rplO gene encoding 50S ribosomal protein L15 produces MELNSIKPADGAKHAKRRVGRGIGSGLGKTAGRGHKGQKSRSGGYHKVGFEGGQMPLQRRLPKRGFKSHLLKFNAEVTLTALDQLGLAEVDVLALKQAGLVGELAKVVKVIKSGSLTKAVKLNGVGATAGAKAAIEAAGGSIA; encoded by the coding sequence ATGGAACTCAATAGCATCAAGCCCGCAGACGGCGCCAAGCATGCCAAGCGCCGCGTAGGCCGTGGTATCGGCTCCGGTCTGGGCAAGACCGCTGGTCGTGGTCACAAGGGTCAGAAGTCGCGTTCGGGTGGCTACCACAAGGTGGGTTTCGAAGGCGGTCAAATGCCTTTGCAACGCCGTCTGCCCAAGCGCGGTTTCAAGTCGCATCTGCTCAAGTTCAATGCAGAAGTGACGCTGACTGCTCTGGATCAGCTCGGTCTGGCCGAAGTGGATGTCCTTGCGCTCAAGCAAGCTGGCCTGGTGGGCGAGCTGGCCAAGGTGGTCAAGGTCATCAAGAGTGGCTCGCTCACCAAGGCTGTCAAGCTGAACGGTGTGGGCGCGACGGCTGGTGCCAAGGCAGCTATCGAAGCTGCTGGCGGCAGCATCGCCTGA
- the secY gene encoding preprotein translocase subunit SecY — protein sequence MATSAAQIAKTGKFGDLRRRLVFLLLALVVYRVGAHIPVPGIDPAQLQQLFSGQQGGILNLFNMFSGGALSRFTVFALGIMPYISASIIMQLMTYVVPTFEQLKKEGEAGRRKITQYTRYGTLGLALFQSLGIAVALESSAGLVLNPGFGFRMTAVVSLTAGTMFLMWLGEQITERGLGNGISILIFAGIAAGLPSSIGGLLELVRTGAMSILAAIFIVIVVGLVTYFVVFVERGQRKILVNYARRQVGNKVYGGQSSHLPLKLNMAGVIPPIFASSIILLPATVVNWFSAGESMRWLKDISGALTPGQPIYVMFYATAIIFFCFFYTALVFNSRETADNLKKSGAFIPGIRPGEQTARYIDKILVRLTLAGAVYITFVCLLPEFLILKYNVPFYFGGTSLLIIVVVTMDFMAQVQNYMMSQQYESLLKKANFKGNTGG from the coding sequence GTGGCTACTAGCGCGGCTCAAATTGCAAAGACCGGTAAATTCGGCGACCTGCGTCGTCGTCTGGTTTTTCTGTTGCTTGCGCTGGTCGTGTACCGGGTCGGGGCCCATATCCCCGTGCCAGGCATCGATCCAGCCCAACTCCAGCAGCTGTTCAGTGGCCAGCAAGGCGGTATCCTGAACCTGTTCAACATGTTCTCCGGTGGTGCGCTTTCGCGCTTCACGGTTTTCGCTCTGGGGATCATGCCGTACATTTCGGCGTCGATCATCATGCAGCTGATGACGTACGTGGTTCCCACGTTCGAGCAGTTGAAGAAGGAAGGTGAGGCCGGTCGCCGCAAGATCACGCAGTACACCCGTTACGGCACGTTGGGCTTGGCCCTGTTTCAATCGCTGGGTATTGCTGTCGCGCTGGAAAGCTCGGCCGGGCTGGTACTCAACCCTGGTTTCGGGTTCCGCATGACAGCGGTTGTCAGCCTGACAGCCGGAACAATGTTCCTTATGTGGCTGGGCGAGCAAATCACCGAGCGTGGCTTGGGTAACGGGATATCGATCCTGATCTTCGCTGGCATTGCTGCAGGATTGCCGAGCTCCATCGGTGGTCTTCTGGAACTGGTTCGTACGGGTGCCATGAGCATTCTGGCTGCCATCTTCATCGTCATTGTGGTGGGTCTCGTGACTTACTTCGTGGTGTTTGTCGAGCGTGGTCAGCGGAAGATTCTGGTGAATTACGCTCGGCGACAGGTGGGCAACAAGGTCTACGGCGGTCAGTCGTCGCACTTGCCCCTGAAGCTGAACATGGCTGGTGTGATTCCTCCGATCTTTGCCTCGTCGATCATTCTGTTGCCAGCAACGGTGGTGAACTGGTTCAGCGCTGGTGAGTCAATGCGGTGGTTGAAGGACATATCAGGTGCGTTGACCCCAGGTCAGCCCATCTATGTGATGTTTTACGCCACGGCGATCATCTTCTTTTGTTTCTTTTACACAGCGTTGGTGTTCAACAGCCGTGAAACTGCAGACAACCTGAAGAAGAGTGGTGCGTTCATTCCAGGCATTCGTCCAGGTGAGCAAACGGCACGTTATATCGACAAGATTCTGGTTCGGTTGACCTTGGCGGGCGCTGTCTACATCACCTTCGTGTGTTTGCTGCCAGAGTTTCTGATCTTGAAGTACAACGTTCCGTTTTACTTCGGTGGCACATCGCTGCTGATCATCGTGGTGGTGACCATGGACTTCATGGCCCAGGTTCAGAACTACATGATGTCGCAACAGTATGAATCGCTGCTCAAGAAAGCCAATTTCAAGGGCAACACGGGCGGTTGA
- a CDS encoding DUF802 domain-containing protein: protein MNKSVMVAIFAVGLAVVGWVGWGFVGSSPLALAMTAVIGGVYVLGAYELLQFRAATASLVTALAGSPAEPLADLGGWLGRLAPSLRNSVRQRIEGERVALPGPALTPYLVGLLVMLGMLGTFLGMVVTFNGAVFALEASSNLESIRSALAAPIKGLGLSFGTSVAGVATSAMLGLLSAMSRRERLEAVRQLDAHIPTLFRPFSSAHRREEVLLALQTQAQALPLIAEHLQRLMEGLEHRHGQLGEQLLTQQQGFHREAASAYTQLASTVGTSLQESLNVSARQAGEAIRPVVEQAMATLAHETQRSHERLREATDAQLRALSAQWEGTAHQVADTWTSALHSHTQTQGTLVARLDGALQSVTQAFDQRSIALVDSLQASSVQAHAAQAIADQQRLDGWNRAMEGMAGTLGAEWQRAGTQMLEQQQRVGKALEGAVQQLDHSLQTAAQAFDQRSESLLTTLQDTVAQSHTAQAAADQQRQEDWTRSMEAMASTLSAEWQRVGAQTVAQQQGVCQALETAATQITERMTEQVARTLGGAATLLDQSDALLRTRMEAEAQWVQAQRQRMDELAGVWRTELVALRDAEAQRGQAAVDRLDTLQAAVAQHLATLGAALEAPLTRLLQTASDVPQAAAQVITQLRHEMTRLSERDNVALAERTDMMEQVRTLLQSVNEAAVQQRAAIDALMGSAAQVLEQAGLQFAQSLSAQAGKVDEVAAHVAASAVELASLGESFSHGVGLFSASNEKLMENLQGIEGAISQSMSRSDEQLAYYVAQAREVIDLSISAQQGIVEDLRRLHGKAASAQGVAA, encoded by the coding sequence ATGAACAAGAGTGTGATGGTCGCGATCTTCGCCGTGGGCCTTGCGGTCGTGGGCTGGGTGGGCTGGGGTTTTGTGGGGTCTAGCCCGCTGGCGTTGGCAATGACGGCTGTGATTGGCGGGGTCTACGTGTTGGGCGCCTATGAACTGCTGCAGTTTCGCGCAGCCACGGCGTCCCTGGTCACGGCACTGGCGGGTAGTCCCGCGGAACCACTGGCGGACCTGGGCGGGTGGCTGGGTCGCCTCGCCCCTTCGCTGCGCAACTCCGTGCGCCAGCGCATTGAGGGCGAACGGGTGGCGCTGCCCGGCCCTGCGCTTACGCCCTACCTGGTGGGTCTGCTGGTCATGCTGGGCATGCTGGGTACCTTCCTGGGCATGGTCGTCACATTCAATGGCGCGGTGTTTGCGCTGGAGGCCTCATCCAACCTGGAGTCGATCCGTTCGGCGCTGGCGGCCCCCATCAAAGGCCTTGGCCTGTCGTTCGGCACATCGGTCGCCGGGGTGGCAACTTCGGCCATGCTGGGTCTTCTGTCTGCCATGAGCCGCCGCGAGCGGCTGGAGGCGGTGCGCCAGCTTGATGCACACATTCCCACGTTGTTCCGGCCATTCTCGTCGGCCCACCGGCGCGAGGAAGTGCTCCTGGCCCTGCAGACACAGGCCCAGGCCCTGCCGTTAATTGCCGAGCACCTTCAGCGTTTGATGGAAGGGCTTGAGCACCGCCATGGACAACTGGGTGAGCAGCTGCTGACACAGCAGCAGGGGTTTCACCGCGAAGCTGCCTCGGCTTACACCCAACTGGCCAGCACCGTCGGGACATCCCTGCAGGAGAGCCTGAACGTCAGCGCCCGCCAGGCGGGAGAGGCGATTCGTCCCGTGGTCGAGCAGGCAATGGCCACGCTGGCCCACGAGACCCAGCGCTCGCACGAACGACTGCGCGAAGCTACCGATGCACAGCTGCGGGCGCTCTCGGCGCAATGGGAGGGTACGGCCCACCAGGTGGCCGACACATGGACGTCGGCACTGCACAGCCATACCCAGACCCAGGGCACCCTGGTGGCACGGCTCGACGGCGCCCTTCAGTCGGTCACACAAGCGTTTGACCAGCGATCCATCGCACTGGTGGACTCGCTGCAGGCATCATCCGTGCAAGCGCACGCAGCCCAGGCGATTGCCGACCAGCAGCGTCTGGACGGTTGGAATCGGGCCATGGAAGGCATGGCCGGAACACTCGGCGCCGAGTGGCAACGTGCAGGCACGCAGATGCTGGAACAGCAGCAGCGCGTCGGCAAGGCCCTGGAGGGGGCAGTTCAGCAGCTCGACCACAGTCTGCAGACGGCCGCGCAAGCGTTTGACCAGCGCTCCGAAAGCTTGCTGACAACGCTGCAGGACACCGTCGCACAATCGCACACCGCCCAGGCGGCGGCCGATCAACAGCGCCAGGAAGACTGGACTCGCTCCATGGAAGCCATGGCCAGCACGCTGAGCGCTGAATGGCAGCGTGTGGGCGCGCAGACGGTGGCGCAACAGCAGGGCGTATGTCAGGCCCTGGAGACCGCCGCCACGCAAATCACCGAACGCATGACCGAGCAGGTGGCACGCACACTGGGCGGTGCTGCCACGTTGCTGGACCAGTCGGACGCACTGCTGCGCACCCGCATGGAGGCCGAGGCACAGTGGGTGCAAGCCCAGCGCCAGCGCATGGACGAACTCGCCGGTGTGTGGCGTACCGAGCTCGTGGCCTTGCGTGATGCCGAGGCCCAGCGCGGCCAGGCGGCCGTGGACCGACTTGATACCCTGCAGGCTGCCGTGGCGCAGCACCTGGCCACCCTCGGTGCGGCCCTGGAGGCCCCGCTCACGCGCCTGCTGCAGACCGCTTCGGATGTGCCTCAGGCGGCGGCCCAGGTCATCACCCAACTGCGCCATGAAATGACGCGCCTGAGCGAGCGCGACAACGTCGCCCTGGCAGAACGCACGGACATGATGGAGCAGGTGCGCACGCTGCTGCAGTCGGTGAACGAAGCGGCCGTGCAGCAGCGCGCCGCCATCGACGCCCTGATGGGGTCGGCCGCCCAGGTTCTGGAGCAGGCGGGCCTGCAGTTTGCCCAGTCGCTCAGCGCACAGGCCGGCAAGGTGGACGAAGTGGCTGCGCATGTGGCTGCCAGCGCGGTGGAACTGGCCAGTCTGGGTGAATCGTTCAGCCACGGTGTGGGCCTGTTCAGCGCCAGCAACGAAAAACTCATGGAAAACCTGCAGGGCATTGAAGGTGCGATCAGCCAGTCGATGAGCCGTAGCGATGAGCAACTTGCCTACTACGTGGCCCAGGCCCGTGAGGTGATCGACCTGAGCATCAGCGCACAGCAGGGCATTGTGGAAGACCTGCGTCGGCTGCATGGCAAGGCCGCCTCGGCACAAGGAGTTGCCGCGTGA
- the rpsM gene encoding 30S ribosomal protein S13, with amino-acid sequence MARIAGINIPPHKHAEIGLTAIFGIGRTRARKICEATGIAYSKKIKDLSDSDLEKIREQIEQFTIEGDLRRETTMNIKRLMDIGCYRGFRHRRGLPMRGQRTRTNARTRKGPRKGAAALKK; translated from the coding sequence ATGGCACGTATCGCTGGCATTAACATTCCGCCGCACAAGCACGCGGAAATCGGTCTGACCGCTATCTTTGGCATTGGTCGCACCCGCGCTCGCAAGATTTGCGAAGCAACTGGTATCGCTTACAGCAAGAAGATCAAAGATCTTTCTGACAGCGATCTGGAAAAAATTCGCGAGCAAATTGAGCAATTCACCATTGAAGGTGACCTGCGCCGCGAAACCACGATGAACATCAAGCGCTTGATGGACATCGGCTGCTATCGTGGCTTTCGCCATCGCCGCGGCCTGCCAATGCGTGGTCAGCGCACCCGTACCAATGCACGCACTCGCAAGGGTCCGCGCAAGGGTGCAGCTGCACTGAAGAAATAA
- the rpsK gene encoding 30S ribosomal protein S11, translated as MAKSPANNAAQRVRKKVRKNVSDGIAHVHASFNNTIITITDRQGNALSWASSGGQGFKGSRKSTPFAAQVASEVAGRAAIDQGIKNLDVEIKGPGPGRESSVRALGALGIRITSISDVTPVPHNGCRPQKRRRI; from the coding sequence ATGGCTAAGTCTCCTGCCAATAACGCAGCTCAGCGCGTTCGCAAGAAGGTTCGCAAGAACGTGTCGGACGGCATTGCACACGTGCATGCTTCGTTCAACAACACCATCATCACGATCACCGATCGCCAGGGCAATGCTCTGTCGTGGGCTTCGTCCGGTGGCCAAGGTTTCAAGGGCTCGCGCAAGTCCACCCCCTTCGCAGCCCAAGTGGCTTCGGAAGTGGCCGGCCGCGCAGCTATCGATCAAGGTATCAAGAACCTTGACGTTGAAATCAAGGGTCCAGGTCCTGGCCGTGAATCGTCAGTGCGCGCATTGGGCGCACTGGGCATCCGGATCACGTCGATTTCCGATGTGACCCCTGTGCCTCACAACGGCTGCCGCCCTCAAAAGCGTCGTCGTATCTAA
- the rpmJ gene encoding 50S ribosomal protein L36, producing MRVSASVKKICRNCKIIRRKGVVRVICTDLRHKQRQG from the coding sequence ATGAGAGTTTCGGCTTCGGTCAAAAAAATCTGCCGCAACTGCAAGATCATCCGCCGCAAGGGTGTGGTGCGCGTGATCTGCACGGATCTGCGTCACAAGCAGCGCCAAGGTTGA
- a CDS encoding DUF2894 domain-containing protein, whose protein sequence is MSEPSEPTLESLRADGADRHDPARFRYLEVLARRLSGQPPAVRQVLAVRLRAAVAAYAERVRSSSEEVPQVVRPASPAASSLLVQLNRDLSERAQADADLARAGDGASLSGMKSVRQFSEVWSKISAQRQVAQALDRGPENAGPLNSHRLMLRSLSLMQSLSPDYLRRFLSQVDSLLWLEQASAKPVSARAKPGRKSRPRP, encoded by the coding sequence ATGAGTGAGCCGAGCGAGCCCACGCTGGAGTCCTTGCGGGCCGATGGCGCCGACCGCCACGATCCGGCGCGCTTTCGCTACCTGGAGGTGCTGGCCCGGCGCCTGTCGGGCCAGCCACCGGCTGTGCGGCAGGTGCTCGCCGTCCGCCTGCGCGCCGCTGTAGCGGCCTATGCGGAGCGAGTCCGGTCGAGTTCGGAAGAGGTCCCGCAGGTGGTTCGGCCTGCAAGCCCTGCGGCAAGCTCCCTGCTGGTACAACTGAACCGTGACCTGAGCGAGCGCGCACAGGCCGATGCAGACCTGGCGCGCGCGGGCGACGGTGCCAGCCTGTCTGGCATGAAGAGCGTGCGCCAGTTCAGCGAGGTCTGGTCCAAGATTTCTGCGCAACGGCAGGTGGCACAGGCCCTGGATCGCGGGCCCGAAAACGCCGGCCCGCTCAATTCGCACAGGCTCATGCTGCGATCGCTCAGCCTGATGCAGTCCCTGTCGCCCGACTACCTGCGGCGCTTTCTGTCGCAGGTGGATTCCCTGCTGTGGCTGGAGCAGGCGAGCGCGAAGCCAGTGAGCGCTAGGGCCAAACCGGGGCGCAAGAGTCGGCCCAGGCCATGA
- the rpmD gene encoding 50S ribosomal protein L30, whose protein sequence is MTTQQTVKIQLVRSPIGTKESHRATVRGLGLRKLNSVSELQDSPEVRGMINKISYLVKVL, encoded by the coding sequence ATGACAACGCAACAAACCGTCAAGATTCAACTGGTGCGCAGCCCCATTGGCACCAAGGAATCGCACCGCGCCACTGTCCGTGGCTTGGGTCTGCGCAAGCTGAACAGTGTCAGCGAATTGCAGGACTCGCCTGAAGTGCGCGGCATGATTAACAAGATCAGCTATCTGGTCAAAGTCCTCTGA
- the rplQ gene encoding 50S ribosomal protein L17: MRHGHGLRKLNRTSSHRLAMLQNMMNSLIEHEAIKTTVPKAKELRRVIEPMITLAKEDSVANRRLAFNRLRDRDSVTKLFNDLGPRFKVRPGGYTRILKMGFRVGDNAPMALVELVDRAAESENNSAAAE, translated from the coding sequence ATGCGCCACGGACACGGCCTTCGTAAACTCAACCGCACCAGCTCGCACCGCCTTGCGATGCTTCAGAACATGATGAATTCACTCATCGAGCATGAAGCCATCAAGACCACCGTGCCCAAGGCCAAGGAATTGCGCCGCGTGATCGAACCCATGATCACCCTGGCCAAGGAAGACTCGGTTGCTAACCGTCGCTTGGCATTTAATCGCCTGCGCGACCGTGACAGCGTGACCAAGCTCTTCAATGACCTGGGCCCCCGCTTCAAAGTGCGTCCTGGTGGTTACACCCGTATCCTGAAGATGGGTTTCCGCGTTGGTGACAACGCGCCCATGGCGCTGGTGGAATTGGTCGATCGCGCTGCGGAAAGCGAAAATAATTCGGCAGCTGCAGAATAA
- the rpsE gene encoding 30S ribosomal protein S5, whose product MAKFQPKVQSEGQDDGLREKMIAVNRVTKVVKGGRILGFAALTVVGDGDGRVGMGKGKSKEVPAAVQKAMEECRRNLVKVALKSGTIHHSVKGHHGAASVELHPAPKGTGIIAGGPMRAVFEVVGITDIVAKSHGSSNPYNMVRATFDALVNSTTPSNVAAKRGKTVEDIFA is encoded by the coding sequence ATGGCTAAATTTCAACCCAAGGTGCAGAGCGAAGGCCAGGACGACGGTCTGCGCGAAAAAATGATCGCGGTGAATCGCGTGACCAAAGTCGTGAAGGGTGGCCGTATTCTCGGTTTCGCTGCACTGACGGTGGTTGGCGACGGCGATGGCCGCGTTGGCATGGGCAAGGGCAAATCCAAGGAAGTGCCCGCTGCTGTGCAAAAGGCGATGGAAGAATGCCGTCGCAACTTGGTGAAGGTTGCGCTCAAGAGCGGAACCATTCACCACTCGGTGAAGGGTCATCACGGTGCAGCATCGGTGGAACTCCACCCCGCACCCAAGGGTACCGGCATCATCGCTGGCGGCCCCATGCGCGCTGTTTTTGAAGTTGTGGGCATCACCGACATCGTGGCCAAGAGCCATGGTTCGTCGAACCCCTACAACATGGTCCGTGCAACGTTCGACGCGCTCGTCAATTCGACCACTCCGTCGAATGTGGCAGCCAAGCGCGGCAAGACAGTCGAAGACATCTTCGCCTGA
- the rplR gene encoding 50S ribosomal protein L18, whose translation MLTKKEQRLRRSRQTRIRIAQQGVARLTVNRTNLHIYASVISGDGSKVLASASTAEADVRKSLGGSGKGGNAAAAQAIGKRIAEKAKAAGVEKVAFDRAGFAYHGRVKALADAAREAGLQF comes from the coding sequence ATGTTGACAAAGAAAGAGCAGCGTCTTCGTCGTTCGCGTCAGACGCGTATCCGCATTGCACAGCAAGGCGTGGCACGTCTGACCGTGAATCGTACGAACCTCCATATCTACGCCAGTGTGATTTCCGGCGACGGCAGCAAGGTGCTGGCCAGCGCGTCCACGGCCGAGGCCGATGTTCGCAAGTCGCTGGGCGGTTCGGGCAAGGGTGGCAATGCCGCTGCAGCCCAGGCAATCGGCAAGCGCATTGCTGAAAAAGCAAAGGCTGCTGGAGTCGAGAAGGTTGCATTTGATCGTGCAGGTTTTGCTTACCACGGTCGCGTCAAGGCTTTGGCCGATGCGGCCCGTGAAGCAGGTCTGCAGTTCTAA
- a CDS encoding OmpA family protein: protein MMGVDDTLDDATEQTAPVWAVFGDLMAGLLGAFVLILVGVLVVQIDLVASLKQEVEKRQMEEQRRMALEKALAIPLASGRVTVHNGRIGISGSVLFATGSDELRSEGRQLLKSLVQPLLVYLRERDEMLMVSGFTDNTTLLRGPQQRFADNLELSAQRALTVARALIDEGMPSSQVFAAAFGAEQPVADNADEKGRAQNRRVEMAPVPKASNAKPARNE from the coding sequence GTGATGGGCGTGGACGACACCCTGGACGATGCTACCGAGCAGACGGCCCCCGTGTGGGCCGTGTTCGGCGACCTCATGGCGGGCCTGCTGGGCGCGTTTGTGTTGATTCTGGTGGGTGTGCTCGTGGTACAGATCGACCTGGTGGCCAGCCTCAAGCAGGAGGTGGAAAAACGCCAGATGGAAGAGCAGCGCCGCATGGCGCTGGAGAAAGCGCTGGCCATTCCCCTGGCCAGCGGCCGGGTCACCGTGCACAACGGCCGCATCGGCATCAGCGGCAGCGTGCTTTTTGCCACCGGCTCCGACGAACTGCGCTCCGAAGGCCGCCAGCTCCTCAAGAGCCTGGTGCAGCCCCTGCTGGTGTACTTGCGCGAACGCGACGAAATGCTGATGGTCAGCGGCTTCACCGACAACACCACGCTGCTGCGAGGGCCCCAGCAGCGTTTTGCGGACAACCTGGAGCTGTCGGCCCAGCGGGCCCTCACCGTGGCACGGGCCCTGATCGACGAAGGCATGCCCTCATCGCAGGTGTTTGCCGCCGCCTTTGGTGCCGAGCAGCCTGTGGCCGACAACGCCGATGAAAAAGGCCGCGCACAAAACCGCCGTGTGGAAATGGCACCGGTGCCCAAGGCCTCCAATGCCAAGCCCGCCCGCAATGAGTGA